From a region of the Bradyrhizobium sp. KBS0727 genome:
- the fghA gene encoding S-formylglutathione hydrolase, whose product MTMQTVSLNRSYGGTQGVYKHASRETGTDMVFSVYVPPHPDGAKLPVVWYLSGLTCTHANVTEKGEFRGACADLGLIFVAPDTSPRGEGVPGDPAKAYDFGLGAGFYVDATQAPFDRHYRMWSYVTAELPELVAAHFPVDTQRQSILGHSMGGHGALTAALRHPDHYRAASAFAPIVAPSRVPWGIKALGGYLGNDKQAWRQHDAVALIEDGARFGDLLVDYGDADPFLAEQLRPELLQAACDKASIPLSLRRQAGYDHSYYFISTFMGDHLRWHATRLKA is encoded by the coding sequence GTGACCATGCAGACCGTTTCGCTCAACCGATCGTATGGCGGCACGCAAGGCGTCTACAAGCATGCCAGTCGCGAGACCGGGACCGACATGGTTTTTTCGGTTTACGTGCCGCCGCACCCCGACGGCGCGAAGCTTCCGGTGGTCTGGTATCTGTCGGGACTGACCTGCACCCACGCCAACGTCACCGAAAAAGGCGAATTCCGCGGCGCCTGCGCAGATCTCGGTTTGATCTTCGTTGCGCCCGACACCAGCCCGCGCGGTGAAGGCGTGCCCGGCGATCCGGCCAAAGCCTACGATTTCGGGCTCGGCGCCGGCTTCTATGTCGATGCAACGCAGGCGCCTTTTGACCGCCATTATCGCATGTGGAGTTACGTCACGGCGGAGTTGCCGGAACTGGTTGCCGCGCACTTCCCGGTCGATACCCAACGGCAATCCATCCTCGGCCATTCCATGGGCGGTCACGGCGCGCTCACCGCCGCCTTGCGCCATCCCGACCACTACCGCGCCGCCAGCGCCTTTGCGCCGATCGTGGCACCGTCGCGTGTACCCTGGGGGATCAAAGCGCTGGGCGGTTATCTCGGCAACGACAAGCAGGCATGGCGGCAGCACGATGCGGTGGCGCTGATCGAGGACGGCGCCAGATTCGGGGATCTGCTGGTGGATTACGGCGACGCCGATCCGTTTCTCGCCGAACAGCTTCGCCCCGAATTGCTGCAGGCCGCCTGCGACAAAGCCAGCATCCCCCTCTCCTTGCGCCGCCAGGCCGGTTACGATCACAGCTACTACTTCATCTCCACCTTCATGGGCGATCACCTGCGCTGGCACGCCACGCGCCTGAAGGCTTGA
- a CDS encoding response regulator transcription factor, producing the protein MRILIVDDHPIVASGCRAVLADEPAVVLLEACDAESGERVFDTERPDICVIDINLPTVSGFELARRILVRDASARIIMFSMNDDPVFAARAIEIGAKGYVSKTGDPHDLVEAIHEVGKGGEYLPPAMARSIAFAGPGFAQSPLSKLTTREMEILRLLSAGKSLSEVAWLVHSSYKTVANTSSIMRQKLGVRTSVELVRFAIESGVA; encoded by the coding sequence ATGCGCATTCTGATCGTAGATGACCATCCGATCGTCGCATCGGGCTGCCGTGCCGTTCTCGCCGACGAACCCGCCGTCGTGTTGCTGGAAGCCTGCGACGCCGAGAGCGGCGAGCGGGTCTTCGACACGGAGCGTCCCGACATCTGCGTGATCGACATCAACCTGCCGACCGTGTCGGGCTTCGAGCTGGCGCGGCGCATTCTGGTCCGCGATGCCTCCGCACGCATCATCATGTTCAGCATGAACGACGATCCGGTATTCGCCGCCCGCGCGATCGAGATCGGCGCCAAGGGCTACGTTTCGAAGACCGGCGATCCCCACGACCTCGTCGAGGCCATCCATGAAGTCGGAAAGGGCGGAGAATATCTGCCGCCCGCGATGGCACGGAGCATTGCGTTCGCCGGTCCGGGTTTTGCCCAAAGCCCGCTTTCGAAACTGACTACGCGCGAAATGGAGATATTGCGCCTGCTCAGCGCCGGCAAAAGTCTCTCCGAGGTCGCCTGGCTCGTTCACTCCTCCTACAAGACGGTCGCTAATACATCCTCGATCATGCGCCAGAAGCTTGGTGTTCGGACCTCGGTCGAGCTGGTCCGGTTCGCGATCGAGAGCGGCGTCGCCTGA
- a CDS encoding ABC transporter substrate-binding protein, with protein sequence MIRWLVAAIGFCVVATPVLGAEPIEIGIGYLGHAGVKAKLSLVEQLAENDGVAGARLAIEDNNTTGKFLNQHFTLEEVRLKDGDDAAKAATALAGRNGFIIADLPADQLLKAADAVRERGTVLLNAGSIDDRLRETDCRANIVHVAPTRSMLADALAQYLVWKQWKRWLLVAGSHDQDKLYADALRRAASRFGAKIVQERIFEDTGGARRTDSGVTLIQRQMPVFTQAAPAYDVLVAADESEVFASYLPYRTWDPRPVAGSAGLVPASWDAAQDQWGAVQMQNRFMKLNSRHMTALDMQAWTAVRMLGEATSRTNSGDAKTVFDFLKGPDFSVAAFKGQRLTLRDWNLQLRQPILLVDGRMVVSVSPQEGFLHQVSELDTLGVDRPETKCKLH encoded by the coding sequence ATGATCCGATGGTTGGTCGCTGCGATCGGCTTCTGCGTCGTGGCTACTCCTGTGCTCGGGGCTGAGCCCATCGAGATCGGCATCGGCTATCTCGGCCACGCCGGCGTCAAGGCAAAACTCTCGCTGGTCGAACAGCTGGCCGAGAATGACGGCGTGGCGGGAGCGCGGCTCGCCATCGAGGACAACAACACCACCGGCAAATTCCTCAATCAGCATTTTACACTGGAAGAGGTTCGGTTGAAGGACGGCGACGACGCCGCCAAGGCAGCGACGGCACTTGCCGGCCGCAACGGCTTCATCATTGCCGACCTGCCCGCCGACCAACTGCTGAAAGCCGCCGATGCGGTGCGCGAGCGCGGAACCGTGCTCTTGAACGCCGGATCGATCGACGATCGCCTGCGCGAAACGGATTGCCGCGCCAACATCGTCCATGTCGCGCCGACGCGCTCGATGCTCGCGGACGCACTGGCCCAGTATCTGGTGTGGAAGCAGTGGAAGCGCTGGTTGCTGGTGGCGGGCTCACACGACCAGGACAAGCTCTATGCCGACGCGCTGCGACGCGCCGCCTCGCGCTTTGGCGCCAAGATCGTCCAGGAGCGGATATTCGAGGACACTGGCGGCGCCCGCCGCACCGACAGCGGCGTGACCCTGATCCAGCGTCAGATGCCGGTGTTCACGCAAGCTGCGCCGGCCTACGACGTTCTCGTCGCCGCCGATGAAAGCGAAGTGTTCGCATCCTATCTGCCCTATCGCACCTGGGACCCGCGACCGGTCGCGGGCTCGGCGGGCCTGGTGCCGGCCAGCTGGGATGCCGCGCAGGATCAATGGGGCGCGGTGCAGATGCAAAACCGGTTCATGAAACTGAATTCACGACATATGACCGCGCTGGACATGCAGGCGTGGACGGCGGTGCGCATGCTCGGCGAGGCGACGTCGCGCACCAACTCCGGCGACGCCAAAACGGTATTCGACTTCCTGAAGGGACCGGATTTTTCGGTCGCGGCCTTCAAGGGACAGCGGCTGACGCTGCGCGACTGGAATTTGCAGCTTCGCCAGCCGATCCTGCTGGTCGATGGTCGCATGGTGGTCTCGGTTTCGCCGCAGGAAGGTTTTCTGCATCAGGTCTCGGAACTGGATACGCTCGGCGTCGATCGCCCGGAAACCAAATGCAAGCTGCACTGA